The proteins below are encoded in one region of candidate division WOR-3 bacterium:
- a CDS encoding MFS transporter, with translation MSEKKNGLISFLTRNVFVLGLVSLFTDLSTEMSYAIIPIFLKDVLKAQPIFIGLVEAIAESTASILKTFSGYISDRLRKRKLFIFIGYTLSAIVKPLLALATQGWHILIVRFADRFGKGIRTAPRDALIAESTRETFYGRTYGFHRAMDTMGAILGPLFAFLILSLSNQNYRLLFALAFIPGFIAVLFIIFGVKDIIPETQKLFKFSFKDINPKLKTFFLVIILFTLGNSSDAFLILRAKELGLAVPLIPILWLVFNISYFLWSYPAGVISDRIGRKKTIVFGFLVYTITYSALALNNKVIFLWPIFIIYGLYYGFTEGNLRAFVADLTNPEHRGTVFGIYHTVVGITLLPANLIMGYVWQKYGFNIALFIGACLSFLSALLLIFLVRVRK, from the coding sequence ATGAGTGAGAAAAAAAACGGATTAATTTCATTCCTTACTCGTAATGTATTTGTTCTTGGGCTGGTCAGTCTATTTACTGATCTGTCCACAGAGATGTCTTACGCAATAATTCCAATTTTTTTGAAAGATGTTTTGAAGGCACAGCCGATATTTATCGGGCTTGTTGAGGCAATTGCGGAATCAACGGCGAGTATTTTAAAAACTTTTTCCGGATATATCTCAGACCGTCTCCGAAAAAGAAAGCTCTTTATTTTTATCGGATATACGCTCTCAGCAATTGTAAAGCCATTGCTTGCCCTTGCGACGCAGGGATGGCATATTCTTATTGTTCGGTTTGCAGATCGTTTCGGCAAAGGCATAAGGACCGCACCAAGGGATGCTTTGATTGCCGAATCTACCAGAGAGACATTTTATGGGAGGACATACGGGTTCCATCGGGCAATGGATACAATGGGCGCAATCCTCGGACCTCTCTTTGCTTTTTTGATACTTTCTCTATCTAATCAGAATTACAGATTGCTCTTTGCACTTGCATTTATACCGGGTTTTATAGCAGTGCTCTTTATTATTTTTGGTGTTAAAGATATTATTCCAGAAACACAAAAGCTCTTCAAATTTTCTTTTAAAGATATTAATCCAAAATTGAAAACTTTTTTTCTTGTAATAATTTTATTCACACTGGGTAATTCTTCAGACGCATTTTTAATCTTGAGGGCAAAGGAATTGGGACTTGCCGTGCCTTTGATCCCAATTCTCTGGCTTGTTTTTAACATATCATATTTTTTATGGTCCTATCCTGCGGGTGTTATTTCTGACCGTATCGGAAGGAAAAAAACAATTGTTTTTGGCTTTTTAGTCTATACGATTACATATTCAGCCCTTGCTCTTAATAATAAAGTTATCTTCCTCTGGCCCATTTTTATAATATATGGATTATATTACGGGTTCACCGAAGGAAATCTCAGGGCTTTTGTGGCGGACCTTACAAATCCTGAACACAGAGGAACAGTTTTTGGTATCTACCATACAGTTGTAGGTATTACCCTTTTGCCTGCCAACCTAATTATGGGTTATGTCTGGCAAAAATACGGTTTTAATATTGCACTTTTTATAGGTGCCTGCTTATCATTTCTCTCGGCACTATTATTGATTTTCCTTGTAAGAGTTAGAAAATAA
- a CDS encoding tetratricopeptide repeat protein, translating into MQSGEIEVLMEIGQSYLLNKEYDKAIAKFSEALKINPHEPELYYYLGLAYEQSGRLEQAKMMYLKVLDLDKNFNNAEIRLSEVNNKISQEKKM; encoded by the coding sequence ATGCAATCAGGAGAGATTGAAGTTTTAATGGAAATTGGACAATCATATCTCCTGAACAAGGAGTATGATAAGGCAATCGCAAAATTTAGCGAAGCCTTAAAAATCAATCCCCATGAGCCGGAATTATATTATTATCTGGGTCTGGCGTATGAACAATCTGGAAGATTAGAACAGGCAAAAATGATGTATCTAAAGGTACTGGACCTGGATAAAAATTTCAATAATGCTGAAATAAGATTGTCTGAAGTAAACAATAAAATCTCCCAGGAGAAAAAAATGTAG